A window of Deltaproteobacteria bacterium contains these coding sequences:
- a CDS encoding DUF2920 family protein, whose translation MNENTIPILALHGHGEMGQSAYLKSLHESVSQKLNALVISVEYLGLKLLRSGNPTHILLDEWSLKETNYNLRLQGMPPISRNVLKEKNPLQVLIQLLKSLPLKLNSPLRPIPCISARFLDDHYDFGVVQTLDCLWAVKVAMDLHPNIDWSRLSAAGLSHGGYLATQCARFAPNTFSLIVNGYGWVKPYLPWMLREDNGHHKELGGISFVTFIDNYWRLEADHPFFLSPGRLQIRTQNSQDQLSQWKQQQEGSGPLFIMTQQINDERHPRAEKEELILQMNVAGFNLKSYLNPPENTPYRSLLQGDKTSFKGLIYDFITAENLQPTRIIKSDFDRKSVISYRCRNIQYEIDYTEGLPRLKTYQV comes from the coding sequence GTGAATGAAAACACGATACCCATCTTAGCCCTACATGGCCATGGAGAGATGGGCCAATCTGCCTATCTAAAATCTTTGCATGAAAGTGTAAGTCAAAAACTGAATGCCCTAGTCATTTCAGTAGAATATTTGGGGCTCAAGTTGCTTCGTTCAGGAAACCCCACGCATATTCTATTGGATGAATGGTCTCTCAAAGAAACCAACTATAATTTAAGATTACAGGGCATGCCTCCTATTTCTCGAAATGTTTTGAAAGAGAAGAATCCTCTGCAGGTCTTAATCCAGCTACTAAAATCCTTACCTCTCAAATTAAACTCTCCTTTAAGGCCTATTCCCTGCATCTCAGCACGTTTTCTAGATGATCATTATGATTTTGGAGTAGTGCAGACCTTGGATTGCCTTTGGGCCGTCAAAGTCGCCATGGATCTCCATCCTAATATTGATTGGTCTCGCTTGAGTGCAGCAGGACTAAGTCATGGTGGATATTTAGCAACACAATGCGCGCGCTTTGCCCCCAATACTTTTTCGCTCATTGTGAATGGATATGGTTGGGTGAAACCTTATTTGCCGTGGATGCTCCGAGAAGATAATGGCCATCACAAAGAACTGGGTGGGATCTCATTTGTTACATTTATTGATAATTACTGGAGATTGGAAGCCGATCATCCTTTTTTTCTTTCCCCAGGTCGATTACAGATTCGTACTCAAAATAGTCAAGATCAGCTATCGCAGTGGAAACAGCAACAAGAAGGGTCTGGTCCGCTGTTTATTATGACTCAACAAATAAACGACGAAAGGCACCCTCGGGCAGAAAAAGAAGAATTAATCTTACAAATGAATGTGGCTGGGTTTAATCTGAAATCTTATCTCAATCCTCCAGAAAATACTCCTTACCGTTCTCTACTTCAGGGAGATAAAACAAGCTTTAAGGGGCTAATCTACGATTTCATCACAGCAGAAAACTTACAGCCTACCCGAATCATTAAATCTGATTTTGACCGCAAGAGTGTAATTTCTTATCGATGTAGAAATATTCAATACGAAATTGACTATACAGAAGGGCTGCCACGGCTAAAGACATATCAAGTATGA